The genomic window AAAAGGGTCTTATGCATGAGGGATGGTTGTTTTGAAGATGTCCAGCATAAAGTTGCAGGTTTTGTCCCACATCTCTGGGTGGAACTTCACTCCGTTCAGAATGACCACGTTTTCTATACAGGTCCCTGAGTGCGCCAGCTGCTCgttgtctgaggagagacaggaggtcagagggagggtgagttagagaggagagagagaggtgagagcagTTCAAAGGTAGAGAGAGCAGGTcagaaagggggaagagagagaaagagggaagagagagagagagagagagacaaagcagttcagagagagagagagagagagacgagaaagCAGGTCAGAAagtgagaaggaagagagagaggcctaAAACTCTGAGGTGTTTTAGATGAGACAGGGACAACAAGCCCTCTTCTCTCACCTTGCTGTACACACCAGTACAGTTGAGACAGGATATGGTCCAGGAGAATATCACTGAGAAActcaaagtactgagtgaagacATCACAGATGGCGTAAAGTGCATGGTTACAGGTGGTGGTCATCCATTCAGCTTTCTGGGTTTAAAGTGGAAAATGAAACTCATTAGTATACAGCAgttggcaccttattccctatatagtgctctacttttgaccaggaccaatagggccCAACACACGCTATGTATTCTGGCTATGACACAAAGTTCCTTTCA from Oncorhynchus masou masou isolate Uvic2021 chromosome 3, UVic_Omas_1.1, whole genome shotgun sequence includes these protein-coding regions:
- the LOC135514444 gene encoding brefeldin A-inhibited guanine nucleotide-exchange protein 1-like — encoded protein: MTTTCNHALYAICDVFTQYFEFLSDILLDHILSQLYWCVQQDNEQLAHSGTCIENVVILNGVKFHPEMWDKTCNFMLDIFKTTIPHA